In Triticum urartu cultivar G1812 chromosome 6, Tu2.1, whole genome shotgun sequence, the following proteins share a genomic window:
- the LOC125515335 gene encoding histone H2A-like has protein sequence MDASATITTGKTKKGAAGCKAGGPRKKSVSRSVKAGLQFPVSRIGRYLKKGRYAQRVGTGAPVYLASVLEYLAAELLELAGNAAKDNKKSRIIIPRHLLLAVRNDEELGKLLAGVTIAHGGVVPKINPVLLPKKMVEKATKEPKSPKKTAKSPKKA, from the coding sequence ATGGACGCCTCAGCCACCATCACCACAGGGAAGACGAAGAAGGGCGCGGCTGGGTGCAAGGCGGGCGGCCCCAGGAAGAAGTCCGTGTCGCGGTCCGTCAAGGCCGGGCTCCAGTTCCCCGTCAGCCGCATCGGGCGCTACCTCAAGAAGGGCCGCTACGCCCAGCGCGTCGGCACCGGCGCCCCCGTCTACCTCGCGTCCGTCCTCGAGTACCTCGCCGCCGAGCTGCTGGAGCTCGCGGGCAACGCCGCGAAGGACAACAAGAAGAGCCGCATCATCATCCCCCGCCACCTGCTGCTCGCCGTCAGGAACGACGAGGAGCTCGGCAAGCTGCTCGCCGGCGTCACCATTGCGCATGGCGGCgtggtccccaagatcaacccgGTGCTGCTCCCCAAGAAGATGGTCGAGAAGGCAACCAAGGAGCCCAAGTCGCCGAAGAAGACCGCCAAGTCCCCCAAGAAGGCGTAG